Part of the Bacillus cabrialesii genome is shown below.
GATTACGTTAGCCGTTCAGCATACACAGGAAGAACGAAGACAGGCTGAGCAGCTAGCGGTGCAGACGGCGAGAACCATTTCCTATATGCCGCCGGCTAAAGAATTCATTGAGAGAAAAGGCGGACATGCGGCTGAGGCGCAAGAGGTCATTGAACAAATGAAAGAACAGACTGGCGCTTATGCTATATATATTTTGGACGAAAAAGGAGGCATTCGGAGCGCCTCGGGCAAAAGCGGCCAAAAGAAGCTGGCGCGCAGCAGAGAAATTCTGTTTGGCGGCTCGCACGTTTCTGAAACAAAAGCGGATGAACGGCGGGTGATCAGAGGGAGCGCGCCGATTATGAAAGAACAGAAGGGATACAGCCAAGTGATCGGCAGCGTATCTGTGGATTTTCTGCAAACGGAATCAGAGCAAAGTATCAAAAAACATTTGAGAAATTTGAGTGTGGTCGCTGTGCTTGTGCTGCTGCTTGGATTTGCCGGGGCCGCCGCGCTGGCGAAAAGCATCAGGAAGGATACGCTTGGCCTTGAGCCGCATGAGATCGCGTCTCTTTATCGGGAGAGGAATGCAATGCTTTTCGCGATTCGAGAAGGGGTTATTGCTACCAATCGGGAAGGCGTCGTCACGATGATGAACGTGTCGGCTGCTGAGATGCTGAAGCTTCCCGAGCCTGTGATTCACCTTCCTATTGATGATGTCATGCCGGGCGCCGGGCTGAAGAGTGTGCTTGAACAAGGAGACATGCTGCCGAATCAGGAGGTAAGTGTCAACGATCAAGTTTTTATTATCAATACGAAAGTGATGACTCAAGGCGGACAGGCGTATGGGATTGTCGTCAGTTTCCGGGAGAAAACAGAGCTGAAGAAACTGATCGACAAACTGACAGAGGTTCGCAAATATTCAGAGGATCTTAGGGCGCAGACCCATGAATTTTCAAATAAGCTTTACGCGATCTTAGGGCTGCTTGAGCTTGGGGAGTATGCTGAGGCCATTGATCTGATTAAAGAAGAATACGCGATACAAAATGAGCAGCATGATATTTTATTCCAGAACATCCATTCACAGCAAGTACAGGCGATTTTGCTGGGGAAAATGGGCAAAGCTTCGGAAAAAAAGGTCAAGCTGTCTATCGATGATAACAGTTCGCTCGCGTCTCTTCCTGCACATATCGGCTTGTCCCATCTCATTACGATTATCGGGAACTTAATTGATAACGCTTTCGAAGCTGTAGCCGATCAAAGCGTGAAGGAGGTATTGTTTTTCATCACGGATATAGGGCATGACATTGTCATCGAAGTATCGGATACAGGGCCCGGTGTGCCGCCTGATAAGATGGAAGCTGTGTTTCAAAGAGGCTATTCTTCAAAGGGGATGAAGAGAGGCTACGGTCTGGCCAATGTCAAAGACTCAGTGCATGAACTGGGCGGCTGGATCGAACTGGCGAATCAAAAAACTGGCGGTGCGGTATTCACTGTATTTATACCGAAGGAGAAACAAAGGGGGAATCCATTTGATTCACATCGCGATTGCGGAGGATGATTTTCGGGTTGCGCAAATCCATGAGAGATTGATTGAACAGCTTGATGGATTCAAGATTATCGGCAAGGCGGCAAACGCCAAAGAAACAATGGCGCTTTTGGAGAAACAAAAGGCTGATTTGCTTCTGCTGGATATTTATATGCCGGACGAGCTTGGGACCGCATTGATACCTGAGATACGAAGGCGTTTTCCCGAAGTGGACATTATGATCATCACAGCGGCAACAGAAACCAGGCATTTACAAGAAGCGCTCCGGGCAGGGATATCCCACTATTTGATCAAACCCGTAACGGCTGACAAGTTCAGACAGGTGCTGCTTCAGTATAAAGAAAAAAGGAAGCTGCTTTTGTCTCAGCCGGAGGTCAGCCAATCTTTGATCGATCATATTTTTGGTAACGGTGTGAAGGCATCTTTGCCGGCAGAGGATTTGCCGACAGGCATTAATTCGATTACACTGCGAAAAATTAAGGAAGCGCTTCGGAATGCGTCAGAAGGATTGACAGCGGAAGAGCTTGGTGAAAAAATGGGGGCGTCACGAACGACTGCCCGCCGCTATGCAGAGTACCTTGTGTCAAAGGAAGAAGCAAGAGCCGAGCTTGAGTACGGGATTATCGGCAGGCCGGAGAGAAAATATTATTTGGCGGCGGATTAGATATGAAGAAATGTATGATTCTATTGATTGCGCTATTGCTATTTATGCAGGGTGACATCCGGCAGGCGGCTGCGCCGCGCCTGCCGGACGGGCCGATTGAAATTGTCGTCCCCGCCGAGCCTTCTGGCGGCTGGGATGTCACAGCGCAGGCGATCCAATCCGTTCTGCGGCAGAAGCAGATCGTAAAGGGTGAAGTTCATATCGTCTATAAACCGGGCGGCGGGGGAGATAAAGGCTGGAAGTATGTCAACAAAAGCAGTAAACAGACCATCAGCATGACGTCCAGTTTAATCCTGAGCAATGATCTTCTCGGGCAGAGCAAATTAAAAACGGGCAATTTTACTCCGCTCGCCATTCTTTCTAAGGAATGGCAGACGGTTGCATTGCCAAAAGGATCGGCGTTAGCAAACGGCAAGGATTTGCTGAATGAGATTAAGTTGAACCCCGGCAAGATAAAAATCGGCTTTGCGCCGGGGTTTGGCAATGATGATCAGCTTTCGTTCGTCAGAGCGGCAGATATGTACGGCATTGACCCTTTTCATATTCAGTTTTTGCAGTATGAAAGCAGTGAACAGCTCATTCAGGCGCTGATCAGACATGAAATAGAAGCGGCTTCAATGACACTTTCTGAAGCGAAACCATATGAGCGGCACGGTGATATCACGTTAGCTGCTGTAACGTCTGATAAAAGACTTTCCGGTTTTCCGGACGTACCGACGTGGAAGGAGCAGGGGATCCCGTTTGTGTTTTCTCATTGGAGAGGGATTTTGGGCCCGAAAAACATGTCGGAGGAAGAGATTTCTTATTGGGATCAAGCGCTAAAGAAGGTCACATCTTCGCCCGAGTGGAAGCGGAAAATAAACGAACAGGACTGGGAAAGCTTTTATTTGAACAGCAGGGAAACGAAACGGTTTCTTGAACAGCAATACGCTTTTTATCAAAGCATTATGACAGGAAATTAAAATCCCGGCATGGCCGGGGTTTTCAGCGTGTCGACAAACCCTCGCATTCGTTGTCAGTCCTGCGGTGTTGGTGCTCACGAATTGCCGCATTCGCTGTGCTCCAATGCTCGTCCTTCCTAGACTTCAAAGGTTTTCAATCAATCTGAAGATCCCGGCATGTCCGGGATCTTTTTCGTGTGCCTAAAAATGATCAAAAAGAACAAAACGGTTTTAAAAATTTAAAAATACAAAAGAAACAAATTATTTACTTGTGATTGGTTTTCCCATACGATGGCAAAAAGGCAAGACAAAAAGGGGAATAAGGGAGAAAAAATGTAAGCGGATTCATTTAAGGGGGAATGGATGTGTTAGCAATCTTAGGCTTTCTCATGATGCTCGTATTTATGGCATTGATCATGACAAAACGGCTCTCTGTACTGACAGCGTTAGTTTTGACGCCGATTGTCTTTGCGCTGATCGCCGGATTTGGATTTACTGAAGTCGGGGACATGATGATTTCTGGAATTCAGCAGGTAGCGCCGACTGCGGTCATGATTATGTTTGCGATCTTATATTTTGGAATTATGATTGATACAGGACTGTTTGATCCTGTGGTTGGGAAAATCTTAAGCATGGTCAAAGGCGACCCGCTAAAAATTGTTGTCGGGACCGCGGTTCTGACGATGCTCGTCGCCTTGGACGGGGATGGCTCGACCACGTATATGATTACGACAAGCGCGATGCTTCCGCTCTATCTGCTGCTTGGCATCCGGCCGATTATCCTGGCGGGCATCGCGGGAGTCGGCATGGGGATCATGAACACGATTCCGTGGGGAGGCGCGACGCCGCGGGCGGCGAGTGCGCTGGGGGTCGATCCGGCTGAGCTAACAGGGCCGATGATTCCTGTCATCGCAAGCGGGATGCTTTGTATGGTTGCGGTTGCGTATGTGCTTGGAAAAGCGGAACGAAAACGCCTTGGCGTGATTGAACTGAAACAGCCGGCCAATGCCAATGAACCGGCAGCTGCGGTTGAAGATGACTGGAAACGGCCGAAGCTATGGTGGTTCAATTTATTGTTAACGCTTTCTTTGATAGGATGTTTAGTATCGGGTAAAGTCAGTTTAACCGTACTGTTTGTCATTGCGTTCTGTATTGCACTGATTGTGAATTATCCAAACCTTGAGCATCAGAGACAGCGCATCTCGGCACATTCCACCAACGTGCTTGCGATTGGCTCCATGATTTTTGCCGCGGGGGTTTTTACGGGGATTTTGACAGGCACCAAAATGGTTGATGAAATGGCGATTTCGCTCGTGTCTATGATTCCAGAACAAATGGGCGGGCTGATCCCGGCGATTGTGGCCTTAACAAGCGGCATTTTCACATTCCTGATGCCGAATGACGCGTATTTCTACGGGGTGCTGCCGATTTTATCAGAAACGGCTGTCGCATACGGTGTGGATAAAGTGGAAATTGCCAGAGCCTCTATCATCGGCCAGCCCATTCATATGCTGAGCCCGCTTGTCCCATCCACTCATTTGCTTGTCGGACTTGTCGGGGTTTCTATTGACGATCATCAAAAATTCGCATTGAAGTGGGCGGTTCTCGCAGTCATCGTCATGACGGCTATTGCTCTATTGATAGGCGCGATCTCTATTTCCGTATGATAATTCAGGCGTAATGACACACTAATGGCATACAACTTACCGGAGGTGTCATCATGAGTGATCCTTATATGCCGATGACTTCAGTCAGGAGCGGAACGGGGTTCGAAGCGGCAAAAGGGGTGCACGGCCTGACCGTGCAAATTGCGAATGTCTATTTTATTCAGCTGCCTTCTGAACCTCACTCATTTGTTTTAATT
Proteins encoded:
- a CDS encoding response regulator encodes the protein MIHIAIAEDDFRVAQIHERLIEQLDGFKIIGKAANAKETMALLEKQKADLLLLDIYMPDELGTALIPEIRRRFPEVDIMIITAATETRHLQEALRAGISHYLIKPVTADKFRQVLLQYKEKRKLLLSQPEVSQSLIDHIFGNGVKASLPAEDLPTGINSITLRKIKEALRNASEGLTAEELGEKMGASRTTARRYAEYLVSKEEARAELEYGIIGRPERKYYLAAD
- the citM gene encoding citrate transporter CitM, translated to MLAILGFLMMLVFMALIMTKRLSVLTALVLTPIVFALIAGFGFTEVGDMMISGIQQVAPTAVMIMFAILYFGIMIDTGLFDPVVGKILSMVKGDPLKIVVGTAVLTMLVALDGDGSTTYMITTSAMLPLYLLLGIRPIILAGIAGVGMGIMNTIPWGGATPRAASALGVDPAELTGPMIPVIASGMLCMVAVAYVLGKAERKRLGVIELKQPANANEPAAAVEDDWKRPKLWWFNLLLTLSLIGCLVSGKVSLTVLFVIAFCIALIVNYPNLEHQRQRISAHSTNVLAIGSMIFAAGVFTGILTGTKMVDEMAISLVSMIPEQMGGLIPAIVALTSGIFTFLMPNDAYFYGVLPILSETAVAYGVDKVEIARASIIGQPIHMLSPLVPSTHLLVGLVGVSIDDHQKFALKWAVLAVIVMTAIALLIGAISISV
- a CDS encoding sensor histidine kinase, yielding MVKKRFHFSLQTKIMGLIAALLVFVIGVLTITLAVQHTQEERRQAEQLAVQTARTISYMPPAKEFIERKGGHAAEAQEVIEQMKEQTGAYAIYILDEKGGIRSASGKSGQKKLARSREILFGGSHVSETKADERRVIRGSAPIMKEQKGYSQVIGSVSVDFLQTESEQSIKKHLRNLSVVAVLVLLLGFAGAAALAKSIRKDTLGLEPHEIASLYRERNAMLFAIREGVIATNREGVVTMMNVSAAEMLKLPEPVIHLPIDDVMPGAGLKSVLEQGDMLPNQEVSVNDQVFIINTKVMTQGGQAYGIVVSFREKTELKKLIDKLTEVRKYSEDLRAQTHEFSNKLYAILGLLELGEYAEAIDLIKEEYAIQNEQHDILFQNIHSQQVQAILLGKMGKASEKKVKLSIDDNSSLASLPAHIGLSHLITIIGNLIDNAFEAVADQSVKEVLFFITDIGHDIVIEVSDTGPGVPPDKMEAVFQRGYSSKGMKRGYGLANVKDSVHELGGWIELANQKTGGAVFTVFIPKEKQRGNPFDSHRDCGG
- a CDS encoding tripartite tricarboxylate transporter substrate binding protein, whose amino-acid sequence is MKKCMILLIALLLFMQGDIRQAAAPRLPDGPIEIVVPAEPSGGWDVTAQAIQSVLRQKQIVKGEVHIVYKPGGGGDKGWKYVNKSSKQTISMTSSLILSNDLLGQSKLKTGNFTPLAILSKEWQTVALPKGSALANGKDLLNEIKLNPGKIKIGFAPGFGNDDQLSFVRAADMYGIDPFHIQFLQYESSEQLIQALIRHEIEAASMTLSEAKPYERHGDITLAAVTSDKRLSGFPDVPTWKEQGIPFVFSHWRGILGPKNMSEEEISYWDQALKKVTSSPEWKRKINEQDWESFYLNSRETKRFLEQQYAFYQSIMTGN